A region of Colletotrichum higginsianum IMI 349063 chromosome 10, whole genome shotgun sequence DNA encodes the following proteins:
- a CDS encoding Fungal specific transcription factor domain-containing protein yields the protein MCAESAVQILNILDRLRSQGLLETFLPLDLDSLFVSTVALLVARGVDSRLIESQSPWLEKSNAILEEMVAGGNLIAAFRKNEMQKLEEMLAEFEASRPRASGESIAAPIGMSWQQADTTLQASARGEVQEPIGQDNLPVCREFTTDSSSQAEDLTTQQIIDVVNSMEWEDNEWMSFTTIQDEV from the exons ATGTGCGCGGAATCCGCAGTCCAAATTCTCAACATCCTCGACAGATTGAGAAGCCAGGGTTTGCTTG AAACGTTCCTCCCCTTGGATCTTGACTCTCTCTTCGTATCAACggtcgccctcctcgtcgcccgcggTGTCGACTCGCGCTTGATAGAGAGCCAGTCGCCTTGGCTTGAGAAGTCCAACGCCATTCTCGAGGAAATGGTTGCCGGCGGAAATCTCATCGCCGCGTTCCGCAAGAATGAGATGCAGAAGCTGGAGGAGATGCTTGCGGAGTTCGAGGCCAGCCGGCCTCGCGCATCGGGTGAATCTATTGCTGCCCCCATAGGGATGTCGTGGCAGCAGGCGGATACGACTCTTCAGGCGTCGGCGCGGGGAGAGGTGCAAGAGCCCATTGGCCAGGACAACTTGCCGGTTTGCAGGGAGTTCACCACAGACAGCAGTAGCCAGGCGGAGGACCTAACTACCCAGCAGATCATCGATGTAGTCAACTCGATGGAGTGGGAAGACAATGAGTGGATGTCTTTCACAACCATTCAAGACGAAGTTTAA
- a CDS encoding Tol protein-like protein: protein MSDAPASPDNTSNQPPDTAPATHDDLGDLFQRRGAKLLADREARRDEKKHDVDMLSDRDLERLAIRLKSDTEPEDHRVVAKATVEQRTRFEQYKHHSFVKRWEPLSSDAPLDDEWFITDPEILPENHPGYLCHMCRHLNFGVLFTQRGIPGNNVPSMPTQIKIHGLWKLMQDDGNTCAFCGLLRRKIVEVGSLSQMDEDSIRDGQFYINVIDEGPEYALKLEILLQGEGRTVERFVVQRVEEKPQQPLAGTFVRQHQANMDRLRQWIKACEGTHQPSEESPDLNLPSLRVIDTDEFRVREVETPCRYACLSYVWGKGSQTQYTTATRDSLDAPNGLQMVELPQTIKDAIKVTNEAGLRYLWVDALCILQDDPVDKAKIISKMGPIYGGATLTIVASANADPHEGLPGMGAAPRSIAQDVAKVQGLTLAIGLHDPRQPVHDIERSAWSSRAWTFQERALSARCVYFTDSQMVFKCVHSAVMLEETVPVPDPAFQHATIEDQSQSDLIASLWSHPSLSQFANKGFSSSRDEDAVIMITEDIDIEAFMKMGLKERREIAPVFDIVVDPPRDFMDSLGDTGELRTPWDLYRRAVDDYTKRKLSWESDAVNAFAGVEHIVRRGINTKFWFGLPSFAFEQALLWQAREPLQLRLQNDAPIFPSWSWAAWQGQVFYRGRGWKNSLLWDPAPVIRWLVEETPQWFIDRYRAMDDPTEEEVEAYAQEVAKARLLLRELDAYTLRHMDTSGRDGWVVSRNEEFNRHIYSHDAYPGVQFTYPVDLPGHNINDLPDMNDVLLFYAHVVPITSCDMEKAPFKMKVEDGFLQLGFNDESRSSNYRRPWQRIVYHQGYRAGFLTLNSGRCVPPDDDGREYHLAAISRGSLPRVVPPPAGWDQYWDADPRGIQEFVFSEEWRREPDEALAGMLDETTEPSTRPQNEDGDPHWDEQRFGGTAVLDVYDVLLLMTSSNGLSRRLGAGKISYRAFSVARPKTMLVKLA, encoded by the coding sequence ATGTCAGACGCCCCGGCTTCTCCAGACAACACCTCGAACCAGCCACCAGACACTGCCCCTGCAACACACGATGACTTGGGCGATCTTTTCCAGCGGCGAGGTGCCAAACTCCTCGCCGACAGGGAGGCCCGCCGGGACGAGAAGAAACACGACGTTGACATGCTCTCTGACAGAGACCTTGAGCGCCTCGCCATCCGCCTCAAGAGCGACACTGAGCCTGAAGACCaccgcgtcgtcgccaaggcTACTGTCGAACAACGCACCAGGTTTGAGCAGTACAAGCACCATTCCTTTGTGAAGCGCTGGGAGCCCCTCAGTTCCGACGCACCGCTGGATGACGAATGGTTCATCACCGACCCGGAAATTCTCCCTGAGAACCACCCAGGCTATCTCTGCCACATGTGCCGGCACCTCAACTTCGGCGTCTTGTTTACCCAGCGCGGAATCCCGGGCAACAACGTGCCTTCGATGCCTACCCAGATCAAAATTCATGGTTTGTGGAAGCTCATGCAAGATGATGGCAACACCTGCGCTTTCTGcgggctgctgcggcggaaAATCGTCGAGGTCGGAAGCCTTTCTCAAATGGATGAGGATAGCATCAGGGACGGCCAATTCTACATCAATGTCATAGACGAGGGGCCTGAGTATGCCCTCAAACTGGAGATTTTGCTTcagggagaggggaggacCGTTGAGAGGTTTGTGGTGCAAAGAGTAGAAGAAAAGCCGCAGCAGCCCCTGGCCGGAACATTCGTGCGTCAGCATCAAGCTAATATGGACCGACTGAGGCAATGGATTAAGGCCTGCGAGGGCACTCATCAGCCCTCTGAAGAGAGCCCTGACCTCAACTTGCCTTCGTTACGGGTCATTGACACTGACGAGTTCCGCGTCCGCGAGGTAGAAACGCCGTGCCGGTACGCCTGTCTGTCCTACGTCTGGGGAAAGGGCAGCCAGACCCAGTACACCACCGCCACACGAGACAGCCTAGATGCACCCAACGGCCTGCAGATGGTCGAGTTACCCCAGACGATCAAGGACGCGATCAAGGTCACCAATGAAGCTGGCTTGCGCTACCTGTGGGTGGACGCCCTATGCATCCTTCAGGACGACCCCGTggacaaggccaagatcATTTCGAAAATGGGTCCTATCTACGGCGGAGCTACGTTGACCATTGTCGCTTCTGCCAACGCCGACCCTCATGAGGGTCTACCCGGCATGGGCGCCGCCCCTCGCTCTATCGCGCAGGATGTGGCAAAAGTTCAAGGCCTCACGCTGGCTATAGGTCTTCACGATCCACGTCAACCGGTCCACGACATTGAACGATCAGCGTGGAGCTCACGAGCGTGGACGTTCCAGGAGCGGGCGCTCTCAGCGCGGTGTGTCTACTTCACCGACTCACAGATGGTCTTCAAGTGCGTCCACAGCGCCGTCATGCTTGAGGAGACTGTTCCTGTTCCCGACCCGGCATTCCAACATGCTACCATCGAGGACCAGTCCCAGTCAGATCTGATCGCCTCGCTGTGGTCTCATCCGTCACTGAGTCAATTCGCCAACAAGGGATTCTCGTCTTCacgggacgaggacgcggtCATTATGATCACCGAGGACATTGATATTGAAGCCTTTATGAAGATGGGTCTGAAGGAGCGAAGAGAGATAGCTCCTGTGTTCGACATTGTCGTGGACCCGCCCCGCGATTTCATGGACTCCCTCGGTGATACGGGCGAACTGAGGACACCCTGGGACCTGTACCGCCGCGCAGTAGATGACTACACCAAGCGCAAGCTGAGTTGGGAGTCTGACGCTGTGAATGCCTTCGCTGGCGTGGAGCATATCGTCCGGCGGGGCATCAACACCAAGTTCTGGTTCGGACTGCCCTCGTTCGCATTTGAACAGGCATTGCTTTGGCAGGCTAGGGAGCCTCTTCAGCTTCGACTACAGAACGACGCTCCCATCTTCCCGAGTTGGTCGTGGGCTGCGTGGCAGGGCCAGGTGTTCTATCGCGGAAGAGGGTGGAAGAACTCTCTGCTCTGGGACCCTGCGCCTGTTATACGTTGGCTTGTCGAGGAGACCCCGCAGTGGTTTATTGATCGGTACAGAGCCATGGATGACCCAACGGAGGAAGAGGTAGAAGCTTACGCGCAGGAAGTCGCCAAAGCCAGGCTGCTCTTGAGGGAGCTTGATGCCTATACCCTGCGCCACATGGACACCTCGGGCAGAGATGGTTGGGTTGTGAGCCGCAACGAAGAGTTCAACCGTCACATCTACTCCCACGATGCATACCCGGGGGTCCAATTCACCTACCCAGTCGACCTTCCAGGCCACAATATCAACGACCTCCCCGACATGAACGACGTACTTCTTTTTTATGCACACGTCGTCCCGATCACCTCGTGCGACATGGAGAAAGCCCCTTTCAAGATGAAAGTAGAGGATGGATTCCTGCAGCTCGGCTTCAACGACGAGTCACGCTCGTCTAACTACCGCCGGCCGTGGCAGCGCATCGTCTACCACCAAGGATACCGCGCCGGCTTCCTCACTCTCAACAGCGGACGGTGCGTTCCAcccgatgacgacggccgcgagtaccacctcgccgccatctcgcGTGGGAGCCTGCCACGcgtcgtgccgccgccggcgggaTGGGACCAGTACTGGGACGCGGACCCGCGCGGGATCCAGGAATTCGTTTTCAGCGAGGAGTGGCGTCGTGAacccgacgaggccctcgctGGCATGCTCGATGAAACGACGGAGCCGTCGACGCGCCCCCagaacgaggacggcgatCCGCACTGGGACGAGCAACGCTTCGGCGGGACCGCCGTGCTCGACGTCTACGATGTGCTGCTCTTGATGACGTCGTCGAATGGGCTCTCGCGTAGATTGGGAGCGGGAAAAATCAGCTACCGCGCGTTCTCAGTGGCGCGTCCTAAGACGATGCTCGTTAAGCTTGCTTAG
- a CDS encoding bacterial alpha-L-rhamnosidase domain-containing protein has product MVSSKSLLVSFSLVAGTLAQSCWRNATCTHPTEASFPGPWDANNFAPESRTARPKSVLSLSTGEPLAAFTSSFSSPSAVQVLKGNGSALVFDFGVLVGGVTTVNYTLTGAGPVTLGLAWTEAKNWIGEYSDNSNGNYRGPGQALISDDGALFHDVAAPGQGSYTVPLARLRGGFRYLTLYLVTTTGNSTTSAEGATLSIDDVSLEIVFQPTWSNLRAYQGYFHSSDDLLNKIWYSGAYTLQTNAAPPETGRVLTEDIWDGGWSNDAWLGVGSSLLLDGAKRDRWIWPGDMGVAVPSAFVSTGDLESARNAIQTMFDFQRPSGIFPRAGPPYLDATSDTYHMWTMIGAYNYVLFSGDLAWLASNWATYLRAMDYIYAKVLPATGILNATATGDWARYINSMNGSAPNMLLYRTLTTGAFLADLAPVSNGSNSSSTTTTSSGTAANLTETWLSRAETLKEAIMTHLWDPAKGAFIDGYKNRTLYPQDSNSYAVAFGVVDPSGAEAASISRVLTENWTPIGPSSPELPGNVSPFISSIELEAHFVAGRPDRAVQLMRDSWGWYLQHPNGTGSTVIEGYLADGTFGYRSTRGYTNDPSYVSHAHGWSSGPTSTLTEYLVGLRVTRPAGAAWSLRPAFGEVPEAQAGFTTALGRFSARWRVEGAVATVEWDVPEGTRGWVELGGEEGRWVDGGKGTASVRVKGSCGSRSKRRERLVSSE; this is encoded by the coding sequence ATGGTCTCCTCCAAGTCACTCCTCGTGAGCTTCAGTCTCGTCGCTGGCACCCTAGCACAATCCTGTTGGCGCAACGCAACCTGCACACACCCGACAGAAGCCTCCTTCCCCGGGCCCTGGGACGCGAACAACTTCGCACCCGAATCCCGCACCGCGCGACCCAAAtccgtcctctccctctcgaccGGCGAACCCCTCGCCGCGTTtacctcctccttctcctcgccctccgcAGTTCAAGTACTGAAGGGTAATGGCTCGGCGCTTGTGTTCGACTTTggcgtccttgtcggcggcgtcacgACGGTGAATTACACCCTCACCGGTGCCGGCCCCGTGactctcggcctcgcctgGACTGAAGCGAAGAACTGGATCGGCGAGTACTCGGACAACTCCAACGGCAACTACCGCGGGCCCGGCCAGGCCCTCAtctcggacgacggcgcacTCTTCCACGACGTGGCCGCCCCGGGCCAAGGGTCCTACACCGTCCCGCTGGCCCGCCTCCGCGGCGGTTTCCGATACCTCACCCTGTATCTCGTGACCACCACCGGCAACTCCACAACCTCGGCGGAGGGCGCGACGCTCtccatcgacgacgtctcGCTCGAGATCGTCTTCCAGCCAACCTGGTCCAACCTCCGCGCCTACCAGGGCTACTTCCACTCCTCCGACGACCTCCTCAACAAGATCTGGTACAGCGGTGCCTACACCCTCCAGACCAACGCCGCGCCTCCCGAGACGGGCCGCGTGCTGACCGAGGACATCTGGGACGGCGGCTGGTCCAACGACGCctggctcggcgtcggctcgtccctcctcctcgacggcgccaagCGCGACCGCTGGATCTGGCCCGGCGACATGGGCGTCGCCGTGCCCTCGGCCTTTGTCAGCACCGGCGACCTCGAGTCCGCCCGCAACGCCATCCAGACAATGTTCGACTTCCAGCGGCCCTCGGGCATCTTCCCCCGCGCCGGGCCGCCCTACCTCGACGCCACCAGCGACACCTATCACATGTGGACCATGATCGGCGCCTACAACTACGTCCTCTTCTCGGGCGACCTGGCCTGGCTCGCGAGCAACTGGGCCACCTACCTCCGCGCCATGGACTACATCTACGCCAAGGTCCTGCCGGCCACGGGCATCCTCAACGCCACGGCCACGGGCGACTGGGCGCGCTACATCAACTCGATGAACGGCAGTGCTCCCAACATGCTCCTCTACCGCACTCTCACGACGGGCGCCTTCCTTGCCGATCTCGCCCCCGTAAGCAACGGCTCCaactcctcctcgacgacgacgacgtcgtcagggacggcggcgaaccTCACCGAAACCTGGCTCTCGCGCGCCGAGACCCTCAAGGAGGCCATCATGACGCACCTCTGGGACCCCGCCAAGGGCGCCTTCATCGACGGCTACAAGAACCGCACGCTCTACCCGCAGGACAGCAACAGCtacgccgtcgccttcggcgtcgtcgacccctcgggcgccgaggcggcgtcCATCTCGCGCGTGCTGACGGAGAACTGGACGCCCATCggcccctcgtcgcccgagcTGCCGGGCAACGTGTCGCCCTTCATCTCGAgcatcgagctcgaggcgcaCTTCGTCGCGGGCCGCCCCGACCGCGCGGTCCAGCTGATGCGCGACAGCTGGGGGTGGTACCTGCAGCACCCCAACGGCACGGGTTCGACGGTGATTGAGGGgtacctcgccgacggcaccttTGGGTACCGCAGCACGCGCGGGTACACGAACGACCCGAGCTACGTGAGCCACGCGCACGGGTGGAGCAGCGGGCCGACGAGCACGCTGACCGAGTACCTTGTCGGTTTGCGCGTGACGCGGCCGGCGGGCGCCGCGTGGAGCCTGAGGCCCGCGTTCGGCGAGGTGCCGGAGGCCCAGGCCGGCTTCACGACGGCGCTGGGGCGGTTCAGCGCCCGGTGGAgggtcgagggcgccgtcgccacgGTGGAGTGGGACGTACCCGAGGGCACGAGGGGATGGGTGGAGCTcgggggcgaggaggggaggTGGGTGGACGGCGGGAAGGGGACGGCGAGCGTCCGGGTGAAGGGGTCTTGTGGTTCACGGTCCAAGAGACGGGAAAGGCTCGTCTCGAGCGAGTGA